The Sulfitobacter donghicola DSW-25 = KCTC 12864 = JCM 14565 genome has a segment encoding these proteins:
- a CDS encoding YggT family protein — MTSIFMILMLLLNILWFFIIAHVVMSWLINFQVLNMRQPIVAQIWYGINRLLEPIYGPIRRVLPNMGGLDLAPLAVLIGVAIARIILTNNAALFY; from the coding sequence GTGACTTCCATATTTATGATTCTGATGCTTCTGCTGAACATCCTTTGGTTTTTTATTATCGCTCATGTGGTCATGTCGTGGTTGATCAACTTTCAGGTGTTGAACATGCGCCAGCCTATCGTGGCGCAGATCTGGTATGGTATTAACCGCCTGTTAGAGCCGATTTACGGCCCCATCCGTCGTGTTCTGCCGAACATGGGTGGCCTAGATTTGGCACCTTTGGCGGTTTTGATCGGTGTCGCGATTGCGCGGATCATACTTACAAACAACGCGGCCCTTTTTTACTAA
- the arfB gene encoding alternative ribosome rescue aminoacyl-tRNA hydrolase ArfB: MLYINDTITIQDWELTESFMRASGPGGQNVNKVSSAVELRFEAATSPSIPLPIKNRLRRLAGRRWTNEGALVLQCDETRSQARNREIIRERLKELIEKAVTPPKRRIATRPTLGSKNRRLKAKKVRGEVKAMRGKVDPD, translated from the coding sequence ATGCTGTATATCAACGACACCATCACCATTCAGGACTGGGAACTGACCGAAAGCTTCATGCGCGCCTCAGGCCCGGGTGGGCAGAACGTCAATAAGGTGTCATCTGCTGTTGAGCTTCGGTTTGAGGCCGCGACCTCTCCGTCGATACCCCTGCCGATCAAAAACAGGCTACGCCGCCTTGCGGGGCGTCGGTGGACCAACGAGGGCGCGCTGGTTTTGCAATGTGATGAAACCCGCAGTCAGGCCCGCAACCGCGAAATCATCCGCGAACGCCTGAAAGAGTTGATCGAAAAGGCTGTTACCCCTCCCAAACGGCGGATCGCAACACGCCCAACGCTAGGCTCGAAAAACCGCCGCCTAAAGGCCAAGAAAGTGCGTGGCGAGGTAAAAGCCATGCGCGGCAAAGTTGATCCAGACTAG
- the recQ gene encoding DNA helicase RecQ, whose protein sequence is MSGATSLLKDVFGFDGFRPGQEEIVEAVTVGENVLAIMPTGGGKSLCFQLPAMMRDGVTVVISPLIALMRDQVRALQEAGVGAGALTSGNTPEETDAVWEGLEAGTLKLLYMAPERLAAGSVMGMLKRVGVQLIAVDEAHCVSQWGHDFRPDYLRIGELKRALGVPLAAFTATADAETQAEIIQKLFDGTPPRSFLRGFDRPNIHLAFSAKNSPRNQILNFAAARRGQSGIVYCGTRAKTEGIARALNEAGQTAIHYHGGMEAEDRRIAERRFQQEDGLIVAATVAFGMGIDKPDIRWVAHADLPKSIESYYQEIGRAGRDGAPAETLTLFGPEDIRLRRTQIDEGLAPPERRAADHARLNALLGLAEALECRRKTLLGYFDETDVTCGRCDLCDTPVDTFDGTTAVRKALSAMLRTEEWFGAGHLIDILLGNETDKVKQRGHQSLPTYGVGKEYSKPEWQAVFRQMMGRDLIRPDPSRHGALRMTDAALPILRDEAKITLRRDSIKAAGAGRRPAVKAMVNEEDAPLLSALKAKRRGLAEAAKVPAYIIFTDRTLIEMAETRPVNLDQMAGVSGIGAKKLDSYGAAFLEVINGEAEMMHPQRRKLAGREAGDVYDQLMETQAGLSRGALGTEKPLSCSASLLAKVAQLRNADLAAIERILGERRTERFGAAFLDVLKAAE, encoded by the coding sequence ATGTCCGGCGCTACTTCGCTGCTAAAAGATGTGTTCGGCTTTGACGGGTTCCGCCCCGGGCAAGAAGAAATCGTCGAGGCGGTAACCGTTGGCGAGAACGTTTTAGCCATCATGCCTACGGGTGGCGGCAAGTCTTTATGCTTTCAACTGCCAGCGATGATGCGCGACGGGGTTACGGTGGTGATCTCACCCTTGATCGCGTTGATGCGGGATCAGGTCCGCGCCCTGCAAGAGGCGGGTGTTGGCGCAGGGGCGCTGACCTCTGGCAATACCCCCGAAGAAACGGACGCTGTTTGGGAAGGGCTAGAGGCGGGTACGCTAAAGCTACTTTATATGGCACCCGAACGGTTGGCGGCGGGCTCTGTGATGGGCATGCTCAAACGGGTTGGCGTGCAACTGATCGCCGTTGATGAGGCCCACTGCGTAAGCCAATGGGGCCATGATTTTCGCCCCGACTATCTGCGTATCGGAGAGCTAAAGCGCGCGCTGGGCGTTCCGCTGGCTGCTTTCACAGCGACAGCCGATGCCGAAACGCAGGCCGAGATTATTCAAAAGCTGTTTGACGGAACGCCGCCGCGCTCTTTTCTGCGGGGATTTGATCGCCCAAACATCCACTTGGCCTTTAGCGCAAAGAACAGCCCTAGAAATCAGATCCTTAATTTCGCAGCTGCCCGCCGTGGCCAATCTGGGATCGTCTATTGCGGCACGCGCGCCAAAACCGAAGGCATCGCCCGTGCGCTGAATGAAGCGGGACAAACCGCAATCCATTACCACGGTGGGATGGAGGCCGAAGACAGGCGCATCGCCGAGCGGCGTTTCCAACAGGAAGACGGGCTAATCGTTGCCGCGACCGTGGCCTTTGGTATGGGGATCGATAAACCGGATATTCGCTGGGTCGCCCATGCGGACCTGCCCAAAAGCATCGAGTCCTACTATCAGGAAATTGGCCGCGCTGGCCGTGATGGCGCACCTGCCGAAACTCTGACCCTCTTTGGCCCCGAAGATATCCGCCTGCGTCGTACTCAGATCGACGAAGGGCTTGCTCCGCCAGAACGGCGCGCTGCAGATCATGCGCGTTTGAACGCCTTGCTGGGCTTGGCCGAAGCGCTGGAATGTCGGCGTAAAACCTTGCTGGGGTATTTCGATGAAACCGATGTTACCTGCGGGCGATGCGATTTATGCGATACGCCTGTTGATACGTTTGATGGCACGACCGCCGTTCGAAAGGCGCTGTCGGCGATGTTGCGCACCGAAGAATGGTTTGGCGCTGGGCATTTGATCGACATTTTGTTGGGGAATGAAACCGACAAAGTCAAACAACGGGGTCATCAATCCTTGCCGACATATGGGGTTGGCAAGGAATATTCAAAACCCGAATGGCAGGCGGTTTTCCGTCAAATGATGGGCCGTGACCTGATCCGCCCAGACCCTTCCCGCCACGGCGCGTTGCGTATGACGGACGCCGCATTGCCGATCTTGCGGGACGAAGCCAAGATCACGCTGAGACGCGATAGTATCAAAGCGGCAGGCGCTGGCCGCCGCCCCGCCGTAAAAGCGATGGTCAACGAGGAAGACGCGCCATTACTAAGCGCGTTGAAAGCAAAACGGCGTGGTCTGGCCGAAGCAGCAAAAGTGCCTGCCTATATCATCTTTACCGATCGCACCTTGATCGAGATGGCCGAGACCCGCCCAGTAAACCTAGACCAAATGGCGGGTGTCAGCGGCATTGGTGCCAAAAAGCTGGATAGCTACGGCGCGGCGTTCCTCGAAGTGATCAATGGCGAAGCCGAAATGATGCACCCGCAACGACGCAAACTCGCAGGGCGAGAGGCCGGTGATGTTTACGATCAGCTGATGGAAACGCAGGCTGGGCTTTCGCGGGGTGCCTTGGGGACAGAAAAGCCGCTAAGCTGTTCTGCCTCTCTCTTGGCAAAGGTTGCGCAGCTTCGGAATGCGGATTTGGCCGCAATTGAACGTATCTTGGGTGAACGCCGAACCGAACGTTTCGGCGCGGCATTTCTGGACGTTCTAAAGGCGGCAGAGTAA
- a CDS encoding acyl-CoA thioesterase, whose amino-acid sequence MFPIVRLIKDVFLASRQPPLTSLTDVHVSHHICWPHDLDMFLELNNGRALTLYDLGRIAMAQRVGLVAVLQREKWAMTMAGSHVRFRHRIKGFERFEVRSRAVCWDDKFTYIEQSMWKKDGRCASHALYRAAVTDKDGIVKPPRVLDAMRMEATSPPMPDWIKNWAEAEATRPWPPMQDI is encoded by the coding sequence ATGTTTCCAATTGTCCGACTAATCAAAGACGTATTTCTGGCCAGCCGTCAGCCTCCGCTGACGTCTCTGACCGATGTGCATGTGTCCCATCACATCTGTTGGCCCCATGATTTGGATATGTTTCTAGAGCTCAACAATGGGCGTGCGCTGACCCTGTATGATTTGGGACGGATCGCGATGGCCCAACGGGTTGGGCTGGTGGCTGTTTTGCAGCGTGAAAAATGGGCCATGACAATGGCAGGGTCGCATGTGAGATTCCGTCATCGGATCAAAGGGTTTGAACGGTTTGAAGTGCGTAGCCGCGCCGTTTGCTGGGATGATAAATTCACCTACATTGAGCAATCCATGTGGAAAAAGGACGGGCGCTGCGCCAGCCATGCGCTGTACCGCGCGGCAGTTACGGACAAGGATGGCATCGTCAAACCTCCGCGTGTTCTTGACGCGATGAGGATGGAGGCGACATCGCCTCCGATGCCCGACTGGATTAAAAACTGGGCCGAGGCAGAAGCAACGCGCCCGTGGCCGCCCATGCAGGATATCTAA
- the yaaA gene encoding peroxide stress protein YaaA yields MLVVISPAKKLDWTERDLQTTTPDFGAEALSLAKTARNLTLGDLKSLMSLSDDLAKLNRDRFKAFEETPAPETTRPAALAFAGDTYQGLEAGSLDADEMAYAQDHLRILSGLYGVLRPLDSIQPYRLEMGSRLKTRRGKNLYEFWGTELSKALDLQGEATKSDVLINCASQEYFGAVDLKSLKLRVITPQFMEDKGDGKGPKIVSFFAKRARGAMARFIVQKRIDSADGILEFDTGGYSYAPELSKPDAPVFLRPYPTT; encoded by the coding sequence ATGCTAGTAGTGATTTCTCCGGCCAAAAAGCTTGATTGGACAGAACGCGATCTGCAAACAACAACACCTGATTTCGGAGCCGAGGCGCTGAGTTTGGCCAAGACTGCCCGAAACCTGACCTTGGGTGATTTGAAATCCCTCATGTCGCTTAGCGATGATTTGGCCAAATTGAACCGCGACCGGTTCAAAGCATTTGAGGAAACCCCCGCACCTGAAACGACCCGCCCCGCGGCGTTGGCTTTTGCAGGCGATACCTATCAGGGGCTCGAAGCGGGTAGTTTGGATGCGGATGAAATGGCCTATGCTCAGGACCATTTGCGGATCTTATCCGGTCTTTACGGTGTTCTGCGGCCCCTTGATTCCATTCAACCTTATCGTTTGGAAATGGGCAGCCGATTGAAAACGCGGCGGGGTAAGAACCTGTATGAATTTTGGGGTACAGAGCTCTCTAAGGCGCTGGACCTTCAGGGGGAGGCCACAAAAAGCGATGTCTTGATTAACTGTGCTAGTCAGGAATATTTTGGGGCCGTTGACCTGAAATCTCTTAAGCTACGCGTGATCACACCGCAGTTTATGGAGGACAAGGGCGATGGCAAAGGGCCAAAGATCGTCAGCTTTTTTGCGAAACGCGCACGCGGCGCCATGGCACGGTTTATCGTTCAAAAACGCATAGATTCAGCCGATGGAATTTTGGAATTTGACACTGGCGGGTATTCTTACGCGCCCGAGCTATCCAAACCAGATGCACCTGTGTTCCTCAGGCCCTACCCAACCACCTGA
- the mepA gene encoding penicillin-insensitive murein endopeptidase translates to MTIKKLLTIAALGVLVASCGGARDISGSKARKPDLPTIGELAGPLANVEAKKLFGTKSSNSLQNPAPFGSYAKGCLAGAEQLPETGPTWQAMRLSRGRNWGHPELIDMVKKLSQFAAQQPGWNGLYVGDLSQPRGGPMLTGHRSHQIGLDADIWMLPPTSLSLTRKQRENISSISTRRAKGAYVNDAWTRSHHQIIKAAAKDPRTERIFVFPGAKVQMCADEKGDRGYLRKIRPWYGHHYHFHIRLACPKGATGCRNQNPPPAGDGCDDARQWQANILNPPKAKPQPKPAKPATPRKARRELVLADLPAQCKAVLDSQ, encoded by the coding sequence ATGACTATCAAAAAGTTACTGACCATCGCCGCCTTGGGAGTTCTCGTCGCCAGCTGTGGTGGCGCGCGCGACATTAGTGGCTCAAAGGCACGCAAACCCGATCTTCCGACAATTGGCGAGCTGGCTGGCCCCTTGGCCAATGTTGAGGCCAAAAAGCTATTCGGGACGAAATCCTCAAACTCTCTTCAAAACCCTGCACCTTTTGGTAGCTATGCAAAAGGCTGTTTAGCAGGGGCCGAGCAATTGCCTGAAACGGGCCCAACCTGGCAGGCGATGCGCCTTTCCCGTGGGCGCAATTGGGGTCACCCCGAATTGATCGATATGGTCAAAAAGTTAAGCCAGTTTGCAGCGCAACAACCTGGCTGGAATGGGTTGTACGTTGGTGATCTAAGTCAGCCGCGCGGTGGACCGATGCTGACCGGTCACCGCAGTCACCAGATCGGACTGGACGCTGATATCTGGATGCTGCCTCCGACCTCGCTTAGCCTGACGCGCAAACAGCGCGAGAATATTTCGTCGATTTCAACGCGCCGCGCAAAGGGTGCCTATGTGAACGATGCGTGGACGCGCTCGCACCACCAAATCATCAAAGCCGCTGCAAAAGACCCCCGTACCGAACGGATTTTTGTCTTTCCCGGTGCCAAGGTGCAAATGTGCGCCGATGAAAAAGGGGATCGCGGGTATCTGCGTAAAATCCGCCCTTGGTATGGCCACCACTATCATTTTCACATCCGCCTAGCCTGCCCCAAAGGCGCAACAGGATGCCGTAACCAAAACCCGCCACCAGCTGGTGATGGCTGTGATGATGCACGTCAATGGCAGGCTAACATCCTGAACCCGCCAAAGGCAAAACCGCAACCAAAACCCGCCAAGCCTGCCACACCTAGAAAAGCACGGCGTGAACTGGTTCTGGCGGATTTGCCAGCACAGTGCAAAGCCGTACTTGATTCTCAGTGA
- a CDS encoding esterase-like activity of phytase family protein — MIRLALILICLCSSVQAGPSLKSNGAFRWELDAPWFGGWSGIEMSGDGQQMTVISDRGQLVRAVVNRSGGRITGVAVQDSKRLGRASGGRLRKKASDAEGLAIGQNGQAYVSFEHRHRIMQTNTQTGRTSGKIGLPFENTLGDNAGVEALAIDASGTLFAIAEQPLAGDAPFPLYAFQGGKWRVSARIPKRGPFVPVGADFDRFNRLWVLERATTPLGFRSRIRRFVIDPSAPQEHTMLTTIPARYDNLEGLSVWSDQRGQMHVTMISDDNFMRILRTQIVEYIVKE, encoded by the coding sequence GTGATCCGGCTTGCCCTTATCCTCATCTGCCTGTGCTCTAGCGTACAGGCAGGCCCTTCGCTAAAATCAAATGGCGCGTTCCGCTGGGAACTAGATGCGCCATGGTTTGGCGGGTGGTCTGGTATAGAAATGTCAGGCGATGGTCAGCAAATGACAGTCATCAGCGACCGTGGCCAATTGGTACGGGCGGTGGTGAACCGATCTGGAGGCCGTATCACTGGCGTTGCGGTTCAGGATTCCAAACGATTAGGCCGCGCATCGGGCGGGCGTTTACGCAAAAAGGCTAGCGATGCAGAAGGGCTTGCTATTGGCCAAAACGGGCAGGCCTATGTCTCCTTTGAGCACCGCCACAGGATCATGCAGACCAATACCCAAACAGGGCGAACAAGTGGCAAGATCGGCCTGCCGTTTGAGAACACGCTGGGCGACAATGCGGGTGTGGAAGCTTTGGCAATTGATGCCAGTGGGACTTTGTTTGCTATTGCTGAACAGCCTTTAGCAGGGGATGCGCCGTTTCCCTTGTATGCTTTCCAAGGCGGTAAATGGCGGGTAAGCGCCCGCATTCCCAAACGGGGTCCGTTTGTCCCCGTTGGTGCGGACTTTGACCGGTTTAACCGCCTTTGGGTTCTGGAACGCGCAACAACACCTTTAGGGTTTCGCAGCCGCATCCGTCGCTTTGTCATCGATCCAAGCGCCCCTCAGGAACACACGATGCTCACCACGATCCCAGCGCGTTACGATAATCTGGAAGGCCTCAGCGTTTGGAGCGATCAACGAGGCCAAATGCATGTCACCATGATATCCGATGACAACTTTATGCGGATATTGCGGACGCAGATCGTGGAATACATCGTAAAAGAATAA
- a CDS encoding response regulator: MSLHNKLTEERRARLAAERLLELKKAELFAANRKLGLNTQQLSEEIVDTRALVESMGEENRKVKSDLHAAHEKIAVVERRLWHSIETIEDGFAFFDVDNQLIMANQAYLAVFEGLEVIQPGVNFITILQALTDEGIVDLGGVEPTEWRQRMLQRFQQKNPEPEVIQLWNGAYIKMIDQRGPSGDMVSLGLNITATVKYERELDAARELAESASRAKSAFLANMSHEIRTPMNGVVGMAELLSETSLTEEQQLYVQTVKNSGEALLVIINDVLDYSKIEADRLSLHTAPFDLEAACQEVIMLSKPMARDKKIELLLDFDLFLPNLLEGDAGRIRQVLTNLVGNAVKFTSKGHVVVHVTGTPQPENGTVSVTVSVEDTGIGVPEHMRDHIFGEFNQVENERNRKFDGTGLGLAITKRLVEMMDGEVWFTSKEEAGSCFCFRIELNVGEGAETIDPCLPENLRKVLVVDAHPASRALSESQLARLNVQTIGVSSTADAIDALDDQIDIVITDHQPPQVDALSLSSKLDAMNFEKPLLLISENTAQLNKSPDATKFAKMLQQPLSCRTWISTLSDILPKDSPAQISDKSPRAETRQMRILAAEDNKTNRLVFSKMVKSLNIDLKFAENGIEAVELYQSFKPDLVFMDISMPKMDGKEATQAIRKIETKTGKHIPVVAMTAHALRDDDTSILKAGLDHYLTKPLRKAAIQEHIELAQPKGTLPLLLDDPAQVVG; encoded by the coding sequence ATGAGCCTACACAACAAACTCACCGAAGAGCGGCGCGCCCGTTTGGCAGCTGAGCGTTTGCTTGAGCTGAAGAAGGCTGAGTTGTTTGCAGCTAATCGAAAGCTGGGTCTAAATACCCAGCAATTAAGCGAAGAAATCGTTGATACCCGCGCTTTGGTTGAAAGCATGGGGGAAGAAAACCGCAAGGTAAAATCCGATCTACATGCCGCCCACGAAAAGATTGCCGTGGTTGAACGGCGGCTGTGGCATTCAATCGAAACGATCGAAGACGGATTTGCCTTTTTTGACGTCGACAACCAACTGATTATGGCCAATCAGGCCTATTTGGCGGTTTTTGAAGGGTTGGAAGTGATCCAACCAGGTGTGAATTTCATCACTATTTTACAAGCACTCACCGATGAAGGGATCGTTGATTTAGGTGGGGTAGAGCCGACAGAATGGCGCCAACGCATGTTGCAGCGGTTTCAACAAAAAAACCCAGAACCCGAAGTGATCCAACTTTGGAATGGGGCCTATATAAAGATGATCGACCAAAGAGGCCCCAGCGGGGATATGGTTTCCTTAGGTCTGAACATCACCGCTACCGTTAAATATGAACGCGAATTGGACGCGGCCCGTGAGCTTGCTGAATCTGCAAGCCGTGCAAAATCTGCATTTCTGGCGAATATGAGTCACGAAATCCGAACCCCGATGAATGGCGTGGTCGGGATGGCCGAATTACTAAGCGAGACCTCCCTGACAGAGGAACAGCAGCTTTATGTTCAAACGGTTAAGAACTCTGGCGAAGCCCTGTTGGTGATCATTAACGACGTTCTGGATTATTCAAAGATCGAAGCAGACCGTCTTTCACTGCACACTGCCCCCTTTGATCTGGAAGCGGCCTGCCAAGAAGTGATCATGCTGTCAAAACCCATGGCACGAGACAAAAAAATCGAGCTTCTTTTGGATTTCGATCTATTCCTGCCCAATCTTCTTGAGGGTGATGCTGGCCGCATTCGGCAGGTTCTCACCAATTTGGTTGGAAACGCTGTCAAATTTACATCCAAAGGCCATGTTGTCGTCCATGTGACGGGAACGCCTCAGCCTGAAAATGGAACCGTTTCCGTCACCGTATCTGTGGAAGATACTGGCATCGGTGTTCCCGAACATATGAGGGATCACATTTTTGGTGAGTTCAATCAGGTGGAAAATGAACGTAACCGAAAATTCGACGGTACGGGCCTTGGATTGGCGATTACGAAACGCCTGGTTGAAATGATGGACGGCGAGGTTTGGTTTACCTCCAAAGAAGAAGCCGGATCCTGTTTTTGCTTTCGGATTGAATTGAATGTTGGGGAAGGTGCCGAAACCATCGACCCTTGCCTGCCTGAAAACTTGCGCAAAGTCTTGGTTGTTGACGCTCATCCGGCCAGCCGCGCGTTGTCGGAAAGCCAGCTTGCCCGTCTCAATGTACAAACCATTGGTGTCTCATCCACTGCTGACGCGATCGACGCTTTGGACGACCAGATCGATATTGTCATCACTGACCATCAACCGCCGCAAGTTGATGCGCTGTCTCTGTCGTCAAAGTTGGACGCGATGAATTTCGAAAAGCCATTGTTGTTGATTAGCGAAAATACTGCCCAATTGAACAAATCACCTGATGCGACCAAATTCGCAAAGATGTTGCAACAACCTCTTTCGTGTCGCACATGGATTTCCACACTCAGCGACATACTGCCAAAAGATAGCCCCGCACAAATCTCTGATAAATCACCGCGTGCTGAGACCCGTCAAATGCGCATTTTGGCAGCCGAAGATAATAAAACGAACCGGTTGGTGTTCAGCAAAATGGTTAAATCCCTGAATATCGATCTCAAGTTCGCAGAAAACGGGATTGAAGCGGTTGAACTATACCAAAGCTTTAAACCTGATTTAGTGTTTATGGACATTTCAATGCCGAAAATGGATGGCAAGGAAGCCACCCAAGCCATCCGGAAAATCGAGACCAAAACAGGAAAACACATCCCAGTGGTCGCCATGACAGCCCATGCGCTTCGCGATGACGATACCTCGATTTTGAAAGCGGGTTTGGACCACTATCTAACCAAACCGTTGCGCAAGGCCGCTATCCAAGAGCATATTGAACTTGCTCAACCGAAAGGAACTTTGCCGCTGCTCCTAGACGACCCTGCTCAGGTGGTTGGGTAG
- a CDS encoding MFS transporter: MAVVSQRKRIWGWYFFDWASQPYNTLILTFIFGPYFTGTLSANLIADGMADEAARAQAQAYWGWGLAATGILIAILAPVLGAIADNSGRKMPWIWLFSAMYFVGSGALWWSAPQDFSVLWTLFFFGMGLIGMEFATIFTNSYLPELSDDPAELGRISGSGWAFGYVGGLIALVIMLLLFQATANGTTMIGLQPLFGMDTETKADTRIVGPLTAIWFAVFMIPFFLYTRDTRTTGADPLVIGDSLKSLLRTLKGLPNHPSLLAYLGSSMFYRDGLNGLYTFGGIYAFGVLGWTVTQVGIFGIVAIISGAVFCWISGRVDRAIGPMPVIAFCVLTLAFVSLLIVTITPESILFIPIAQGSNLPDVTFFITGAIIGAAGGALQASSRNMMTRQANPDRMTEAFGLYALSGKATSFLAPALIAFASQITGSQRLGVSPVVGLFIIGLILLFWVKPKGDFRK; encoded by the coding sequence ATGGCGGTGGTTTCACAACGCAAGCGAATTTGGGGATGGTATTTTTTCGACTGGGCAAGCCAGCCGTATAATACGCTGATCCTTACATTCATCTTTGGCCCCTATTTCACTGGCACACTTTCCGCCAACCTGATTGCCGACGGCATGGCCGATGAAGCTGCCCGCGCCCAAGCCCAAGCCTATTGGGGCTGGGGGCTTGCTGCGACGGGGATTTTGATTGCCATACTTGCCCCTGTTTTGGGTGCAATTGCTGATAATTCAGGGCGTAAAATGCCGTGGATTTGGCTTTTCTCGGCGATGTATTTCGTGGGGTCAGGCGCTCTTTGGTGGAGCGCTCCACAGGATTTTTCGGTGCTTTGGACGCTCTTCTTTTTTGGAATGGGTCTGATCGGGATGGAATTCGCAACCATCTTTACCAACTCTTATCTGCCCGAGCTAAGCGATGACCCCGCCGAGCTAGGCCGCATTTCCGGTTCTGGCTGGGCCTTTGGCTATGTCGGCGGATTGATCGCTTTGGTGATTATGCTGCTCTTGTTTCAAGCCACGGCAAATGGGACCACGATGATCGGTCTGCAACCTTTATTCGGAATGGACACAGAAACCAAGGCAGACACCCGCATTGTCGGGCCGCTGACCGCTATCTGGTTTGCCGTTTTTATGATTCCCTTCTTTCTTTACACCCGCGATACGCGCACAACCGGCGCAGATCCGCTGGTGATCGGCGACAGCCTGAAATCGCTTTTACGAACCCTCAAAGGGTTACCAAACCACCCGTCACTGTTGGCATATCTCGGGTCGTCCATGTTTTATCGTGACGGGCTAAACGGGTTGTATACTTTTGGCGGCATCTACGCATTTGGTGTTCTGGGATGGACGGTTACCCAAGTCGGAATTTTCGGGATCGTTGCGATTATCTCTGGCGCTGTTTTTTGTTGGATTTCCGGTCGGGTGGATCGGGCCATCGGGCCAATGCCTGTTATCGCTTTCTGCGTTCTTACCTTGGCTTTTGTGTCTCTTTTGATCGTGACAATCACACCGGAATCCATTCTGTTTATTCCGATCGCACAGGGTAGCAATTTGCCCGATGTCACCTTCTTTATCACCGGCGCGATCATTGGTGCCGCTGGTGGCGCATTGCAGGCATCTTCGCGCAACATGATGACGCGACAGGCCAATCCCGATCGCATGACCGAGGCCTTTGGCCTTTATGCGCTATCGGGCAAGGCGACCTCATTTTTGGCCCCTGCACTGATCGCATTTGCTAGCCAAATCACCGGTAGCCAGCGTTTGGGCGTTAGTCCCGTTGTTGGACTGTTTATTATTGGCCTGATCCTGCTATTCTGGGTGAAACCGAAAGGGGATTTCAGAAAATGA
- a CDS encoding queuosine precursor transporter, producing MTRTHLPGIIAMAAIVVASNILVQFLYGNWLTWGAFTYPLAFLVTDVMNRVYGTAAARRVVLVGFVVGVVCSLIGTQIMGEFGPLVTVRIAIASGLGFLTAQLLDVGIFARLRDGAWWKAPLVSTLVGSTVDTVIFFSIAFSSTLSFIHPATDVSWASQIMPILGAGPMAPLWVSLAVADWAVKLSLALLALVPFRFITARLRAA from the coding sequence ATGACACGCACACACCTACCTGGCATCATTGCCATGGCCGCCATCGTTGTGGCCTCAAATATCCTTGTTCAATTTCTCTATGGAAACTGGCTGACGTGGGGGGCTTTCACCTATCCGCTCGCCTTTCTTGTGACTGACGTGATGAACCGCGTCTATGGCACCGCCGCTGCACGGCGCGTTGTGTTGGTTGGTTTTGTTGTGGGCGTTGTTTGCTCACTTATCGGGACCCAAATCATGGGTGAATTCGGCCCGCTGGTCACTGTTCGCATCGCCATCGCCTCTGGCCTCGGGTTTCTTACCGCTCAACTGCTGGACGTTGGTATCTTTGCCCGCTTGCGCGATGGCGCATGGTGGAAAGCGCCACTTGTCTCAACTTTGGTTGGTAGCACGGTTGATACTGTGATCTTCTTTTCCATCGCCTTTTCCAGCACGCTTTCCTTTATCCATCCAGCAACTGATGTGTCTTGGGCAAGTCAAATCATGCCGATCCTTGGCGCTGGCCCCATGGCCCCGCTGTGGGTATCGCTGGCGGTCGCGGATTGGGCTGTAAAGCTATCACTGGCGCTGCTTGCGCTGGTACCTTTCCGGTTCATCACAGCGCGCCTGCGCGCCGCATAA